CCCAAACTCGCAGTCGTGTATATTTTAGCAGGGGCTCATACTGACAGTTTATAAGATATCCTTATGCCTCATACACTAATATAGCATATAGTGTCTCTCCAGGGGCAGATGAAAAGCACAGGTCTCATTTCTCTGACACCATCTCACACTGTTTGTAAGATGAGAGGCCTTTTCCCAAACCTGGAGCCTGCAGACAGCTGTTGTTGCAACTCCTTCTCTGTCTGCCTCATGTTTAATATCAGAGAGAGGTTTTGCACCCCATGTGTTGCAGAGGTTAGCATGCATTGACAACAGTGAATATGAGATTGTACAGAAAATTATGAGAATATGAGATTGGAAATTATGAATATGAGATTGTACAGAAAAAGTCAGAAAATGTGTTCTAGTTTATCCCCTTTATACATAATCtgcagtagggctgggcgatttaataatattattgtatattgaTGATGTCTTGCAAGCAttacaatgttgataataaaagtcAGTTACAGACGAAAATCCCCAAATcaagaattaaaatatatatatatatatatatttatttagcatagTCCCATAGTTACCATGCACATATTTATTCACATGAAATTGCatgaatgaaatattttgtgGCCTTTGCTAGGAGCTAATTAATAgggaaaaacaaatatattctgGAATCACTTAATTTACTTAAGGCCAGGAATTACCCTATTATTTTACTTATcaataatgtgattttatttttaatccattcTGCAAACACTTCTATAGCCACCATGTACTGTATTCGGAGTTGCACACAAATCCAAAGCATGCACAGAGAGCCGCCTCATAGATTATTTTTTGGACAAATATgcacaaaattatgtcaaaatatccCCATAAACACTGTTTTGTTACGTTACTGGTTGagaaagaaaatgtgtgtgtaacAGCCTACATTGGATTAATGGATTGACATCAACCTACCCACTAAGGATgttcatttctgttttaaataacaagaatgttacattacaaaaatgtacatttaattagAATGAATAAGTGTCTatgaatcattaaaaataacatttgttttctAGGGGTTTCATTTTACATGAGCAAATACCAGCATAAACAACAGAACAGGATGATTTACATCACATACATGCTGCACAGGATTAATTTATATTAGCATATATATAAGGAATAAAGATGCAGAATATATTCACTTAAAAAATTTACAGATTAacaaaacgaaagaaaaaaatTGATGGCAAGTAGTAACCTATAGGCctatgttgtgtttgtttttatttttgcatgctcTCCTCACAAACAAGCTCAAGGAAAAACTTGAGATGACAGAAAGCCGtatcagttttctttattttacaaaaacacaatgttttgttttaaggAAATTAAAATTATCCTGAAATTTGTGTTGTCATGCAACAACATCAAAAATTAAAGAGAAACATTGGACCTTATGAAAAAATAGGCAAGACACGTTGCTATGTGACATCAACATGCATTTATCATTCTTACAATCACCACCAGAATGTCCACCTTCACAATGAACTCTGCTAATCTCTGTTCAAGTCAACAGTTTTCTTCACGaaacatttcaatttcaattacTGGATAAGAGCAGTTTAGAAATTAACAACACTAACATAATAACAAagctaatgttttatatttagcacaaagtaagaaaagaaaaacaaacctttatttaaattaagcttaCTGAATTGCAGGCTAACTGATGTGTGTTTATGGTGCGTGCTGGCTATGTTGTCTCCGGCAGGGGCAGGGCGTGGCTCGAATAGACAATATTATCAGATATCGCATATTTATTAAGgtgattattaataaaatattttgtacgtATCGCCCTGCCCTAATCTGCAGCTGTATTATTAATGTGCGAAACTGCATTATAATGCACTGATATTACAATTTAGGTTGATACTGATTTATGGATGTAAGCACTATTCTGTATCAAACACTacaatgtacagtacagtatgaaaaatagaAATTCATGATCATGTGCACTGTTGTGAAAGAAAGGTGTGCAACGAGAGCATCATTGCAAAACTTCAGCACAATAATAGCTGTATTTCAATAATCTTTGCAAGCCAAAATGGTTATTGacaacaacattttattaatcGCCCAGGCCTAAGGCAAAGTTGATCCAGTCCTCCAGCCCATCCCTAGCCTACAGCTACACCTTCATGAGTTTCAGTCAACTAATATTTGTTCATCTTGCGAGATCCTTGTAGAAATGATGTAACATCACCAGCGCAGAGAGCAATAGTCGGTCTGGTTTTCGCCTTGGAGGACTGTCACTGTTCACTATCACTAAAATAAAACCCATTCAGAGAATGTCAAGCAGACAAGGTCAAAAGTTCATTCTTATCCTTTATTCTACTCAGTCTAACAGCACAAAGCATTGTTAAAGAGCAGACGGTTACTTTCACAGTTCTACACTTAAAAGGTTTAATGCACACAGGTGTTTCCAATAAATCTTGCTTTGGCTTCCAAATGCAACTGCAAAATAACCATCAGTCTCAGGCAGCACACTAAGCAATGTTGTGCATAGACTCTAGTCCAGCTCAGCAGTCCACTCCTCCCCCCCAGGACAAATTAATCCCTCTCACAGACTCAGTGAGTGAAGGCTCGTGGTCAAAAAAAGTAATCCAGGGGTTTGAAATACTAGGTCAGATAACGCTAGTGTACATGAGCACACATAGTTTACACCGTCCAAATCACCTGATCatggtacagtaaaaaaaaaaaaagccattatgAATGAGATAAAGTGTAAGCGGATCTTTACAGTAAAAACCTAAATCTTTTTCTGCTAATCAGTAAGTGCAATATGGGTAGATTTAGAAAAGCAAATATGAGCTGAAAGACTGTTAGTGTTTAGAAAGACAATTGGTCATTTTGAGATTAAAGGCTAGAAGTCTGAGAAAAGCAAGTACTTcctttgttttcaaatatttcaatgaattttaaatatgtcttgcatgtaaaaaaaaaaaaaagaagcttgttTAATTTACATCTCAGAAGTAAATAGTACTAGCTTATATCTCATATACTCTGTTAATTATATCTGCTTAGTGGGTCCATGTGGAAATCTGATGCCCATATTTCTTTGTGAATTTGTCCTAAATCAGTCTTTGGGGCTCttctttatctatttattttaaaatcttcagTTCACAAGGCCCCTAATTTCCTTAGTTCACCTCACAAActggttttattattaaattatcttaaattattttaaatcattaaaaaaatttaaagaaatgtttataGTATGTAAAGTATACCATCAAATATGCTTCGCTTCCTATTCATACTTGTAAAAGGTGGACCTGTCTGTTCAATTTTTGCCATCCTCTCTTGGATTTGATGTCTCATTACAGCAAAGCAATCAAATACACAACAAATTATTCATGATTAGAGGAAATGAAAGTAAATGTCTAGAAATCGATCACTGAAAACGCCATATTGATTGACCACTGTACTGCCTGCATGTCTACGGTGGCTCTGCTAACAATCCCTGAGAAAAGCATTacggtaacattttattttaaagtctcctcattacagtgtaattacacaaaTAATTACTGGGTAACATTAAAAACATGCACTTACTATAGGGTTAGGATTAGTTGCTTCTAATTATTCATAACTGTTGCTTTTATAGTAAGTAGCTACATGCAATAagaacataaaacaaaatgtcaCCAGCATTACTGAAGCAAACTAAGAATTTATCTAAAAACAcccattcaaaaacaaaaactgcacACTCTTCACAGTTTTTTCTGCTCACCAAATCATTAATGAATTGCCATCTTTCCTTGTGTATGTTATTTACTATTTGCAGTGCATCTTATGTAGGAGTAAACAACTGTTTTGATGACTTCTGATGTTTAATATGCTTATAGAATCTGTATAATGTGGTCTGGGCCTATTTGATGATGGGGACTGGTCCAGATATCTATGAATGAAGCAAAACAACATCTCTCGCAAGCGAAATGTCAACTGCCTCATCTTAAATGCAGCGAGCAATATCAATAGGAATGAAGCAGCGATGGCAATATCAGGCAGATCGAGGCCCGTTCTTCTGGCACGACCATCTGAGCTGTTATTGCTTGTCGTCGTCTACAGACAATGTATCATATGAAATGGGCTGTAGGCTGCTACAGATCCCCGCTCGCCGCTACTATAACGTTACGCCCTAAATGATTCAGCACTCCTACTCAATCATATCACACATTTACCTCTCGGGCTCGAGTCCTGCAGGTACGGCGAAGCGGTGGGCGTGACATTCCCCGAGTTCGGTGCTGACAACAACGGGGATCGTTCATCCATACCATCGGAGGCCATCGTATCAGTAGATCAGCACGGAACAACAGGAGAGGGGCACTGAGACTCTGAGCTCAATGCAGGGCAGTGGAGAGGCGGAGTCAAAGACGTAAGCAGGAGGATGAGAAATCACTGCTGGACCGGACGGGATCTCCCTCCCTCCTTACCCCCTTCCATCTGCAGACAGTCAGTAATGTTGCCAGTCTTTCGGCGAGTCTATTTATTTGACATTGTAAAGATGCATTTGGTCATCTCAGGAGAACATTGAATTTTCTGTCCTAAAGCCCACTCCCTCATTCTGCAGGTAGGTCATGTTGGATGACAGTGACAGAAGGAAATGCCTTATTTGGTGTTCATGTTCAGAATGTACAGAGCTGGGGCCAGTTGTATAAACATTGCCACTATGTTAAGATTGTGTCTTTTAAGATTGGGGTAAACCAAGTTCaggttactttttttttgtaccctTAGGTACATTAGATGGAAGTGAACAAGTTCAGGCCTTCTACGCACAACACAAACAATACAATATCCAGTAATCCaataaaagacttaaaaaaaaaagaaagaagaaaaaaaaaagatatttggtGTAATTGATTTCAGAATAAAAATAGTCCAATCTATCTTTTTATGCAACTGACTTTACAAAGTTGACAATTTTTTAAaggttgaaaataataataataaaatcaatcaataaataaaataaattagaaatttaAAGTAGTGGTATTTTGTTTCGCCTGAGAAACGACGTACTGCGCATGCGCATGTCAGTGCAAAAGATACACGACAACTGCGTGAGCACCGTGCTCAATAATATCGATTCTTTCAGGTAAGAACAAcatcatttaaagaaatattcataTGTGGCACGGAGCAAGCCAATGTTAATCTTAGGCATTGCATTTATCAACTGGTTCCAGGCAAACTAGCCCGCTGCGTCTTTACCTTAGCTTTGTTTTTAGCCAACAACCAGTCATTAGCGATGCTCGCGCACGAACTCGTGTGTCCAGGCCTACCAGTGGTCTTCTATcatttgtatttctattttactTCGGACATTTTTCTGATACATAAACCTAATCGATGTCTGATCTGGCTGGGACTTGCTGACATCGTTTTTATTAACTTAGTTATAacgtaacgttaacgttactctCTTAAATGCACGACCGTTTCAGCCAAGTAAGTTACTTTAACGTGATTGTATAAGAAACAGTTCTCCGTAGAatgctttcttttactgtctatggtagaATGTTATGAAGTTTTGCTaggtttaaaatttttttttcaataatgaatCTCATCATTTAATGTAATGTACTATTGGGTTCTCAATTAagattgttatatatttttattttatttgttaatccattctgtttatgtattaaacattttattttattcgatTAACGTTACTTGCTTAAGGATCTTTTTTATTCTATTCGTTAAAGTATTCAATTTTCTATTGAAGATTTTGTCGTATTTGATTCTCTGCTAACGATTCTATTCTGTTCTTTTCGTGTCTCTAAATCAGaggtctccaaccctgctcctggagataTACCGATTTCAGCTTAAACCCCAATCAGACACACCTGAACCCAATAATGGTGTTCAGGAACACTTGATAATtacaggagcagggttggaactgaagtctgcaggacggtagctctccaggagcagggttggagacctCTGCTCTATAATATTTTCTTCTGATTCTTTAAGATTCTGTTATATTTGACTCTTTCTTTAAGATTCCATTCTATTCGATTCTCTAGTTTTGTATTAGATTCTCTGCTGAAGATTCTATTGTAATTGATTCTCtatgaaatattgttttattcatttctctATTAGATATTCTGTTTGGTTTCTCTATTCAAGATTCCattctgtttgtttctttattaaatatCCTGGTCTACTTGGTTCTCAATTAAAGATTCTGTTTCATGTATTTCCCTGTTAAAGTTTCTGTAATGTTTCACTGTATTCTATATTTGCTATTCACAAAAATTCCTGCCGTATGTGATTTTTAAAGAGGTTCTATTCTATTCGATTCTTTATTAAAGGTTCCGTTCTGTTTGTCTCTAAAGATTCTGATTCTTTATTtaccgtttattattattttttaattaaatattctgtTCTAAATAGTTTGGGTGATATTGGATATGCACAGTATTAGTCTAGGCATTCTGAAAAATTCTGGTTTGATCGTAGATAATATGCATTTTTCACCAATATTAAAATTTGCTCTTGTCTCCAGGTGTAAACAATGGGGAAGGCTCTTTCCCACCTGCCGAAGCATACCAGTCATGATGAGTGTAAGGACAACCTGACCTCATCGCATGGGTACAGCAGCATGCAGACTGATGACAGTAAGAACGGGGGAGACGTGTCTCAGTTCCCTTATGTGGAGTTCACTGGCCGAGACAGCGTCACCTGCCCCACATGCCAAGGCACTGGAAGGATCCCTCGAGGTACATTTTTAAACTCATCTAGAGAGTTCCTGTTAAGTGAAATGTTTAAAAGTAACCCAATCTGAAATGTCATCTCTCACTAAAAAAGTAAACCGTGTGACACACTGTGACATGTGTATGCAGGTCAAGAAAATCAGCTGGTGGCCCTGATCCCATACAGCGACCAGAGGCTGAGACCAAGAAGAACGTAAGAAACCTTGACAGATTTTTATCCTGATGCATTTTGTTGAACCAGTTACTTATTGCTCAAGTATCAATCCATTCCTTTCGTGAAGCTATTAAAGATCttgcatttgttttatgttatagAATACTGATCGAACTGTCTAACTAAATCTATGTTATGTATGTCTCACAGCAAGCTGTATGTGACTGCTTCAGTCATTTTGTGCCTGCTGCTCTCCAGCCTGGCTGTGTTCTTCCTTTTCCCACGTTCCATTGATGTCAACTATGTGGGAGTGAAGTCTGTCTATGTGTCCTACGACCAGAGCAAACGCATTGTGTATCTCAATGTCACGGTAAGTTACTGCAGAGCAATTATCACTGAACTCACTTGGCAAAAGTGTAGCTTTTAAAAGTGTTTGACAGTGTATCTGGTTCAGGAGGAAGATTAAGAGATCCCCCAAAAAGACGATTCTGTTGTAATTTGGCTGGAATACATTAtactgaataaattataaaaacagtgAGAGTCTTGAGAAATTTGCACAtttgtaaaatggaaaaaatggGTATCATACACTAAAAACAACAGCTGAGGATCACTTTCAGGTTGTCCCGAACAAAAAATGATCATACAAAAACATGAAACGTGTCTTCGATGAAACCAGATGCATGACAAACATGCATGTCCTAAAATTGGctcaaaatattgaaaatgtcCGATTTACTCCTGACtggatggaataaaaaaaaatcagagtcaTTAAAATAGACCAAAGCTAAAATATAGCTTCCGACTGAAAAGATTCATGGTCTGAAGCTATACAATCAGAATCTGTGCCCATCATACACTATACAGTTTTCTATGAAATCTGCCAGCGGACTGCCTGAAAATCTGCAGACTGGTTGGAGTATTTACATTAAGACACTTGTCCCATGAGATGAGATGATACACTAGACTGGGATCACGAGAATGAgacatgatttaattttttttttaaagaatccctcaattatgaaatatatagggaaacattgtcttttatttaactgaaaaaaaatttaattatgaattatatgcAGTAATAAACATGTAAACACTGCTAAATGTTCTGCCACAAACTGACAGGCAAGTAACTGCACAAAATTATAAGtagtataaataaacataaataataaaacacatccCTTTAAGTGCAATCAGTCACCATAATAAGTgcatctataataaaagtaatgctCTCTTAAAACTCAAAgtgcaaaataaatttttttttcttaaggatgAAAAAGAACCAAGAGATGATAATGACCTACACAGAACAGCCTAAGATATGGTCGTGttcttttttaagaataaaagcaTATCTACGTTTTCTGGCAGCAGTTGTGACCTCTGGGCAGTAACCATGTCTCCTGCAGTTAAAAAGACACGCTCCCTTAGACCAGAGGTAGCAGGGAAAGATATTCTATGACAAGTGGAGACAGCAAATGATATCTGGAGCAGTTTTCTCTCCACCACATCAGAGGGCAGCAACTGAGTGGGATAGATGCCTCTCTTCATTAATACTCTCCATACTCTTCTCATCTTTGGGCTTTAACAGCACAAACACTGGCTTTAACATTAGTACGCACCAAGGCAGTCGCCCTCTCCATTTAACACAAATACACTCACTTTGGTGCAGTcatgtttccactgtcacttccggggcttgatcgtgcctcacCTGTGCTTCATTGGGGCCAAAGACCCGGCTAAAACCTTGGgtcaaagcgggccagctggggctagaggagtggttatgaacgaAGGTGGAGTTTCTtcgcgtctggagagcgtcagcgctgCGGATCATCTATACCTacaacagctataacaccagcattaaaaactttttaaaataagttgagctcaaaactcactttcagtcaacagcgagtgtttgaaataacttgatccgatgtggattatgatcaccatacaaggcagaaatatttataagcaatgcTAAAGACGCTATGCACGCTAGCCAtcaacattaccatagtaaacatggtaaatgcgaaaacttgaagaaatcag
This region of Carassius auratus strain Wakin unplaced genomic scaffold, ASM336829v1 scaf_tig00214186, whole genome shotgun sequence genomic DNA includes:
- the LOC113091454 gene encoding transmembrane protein 106B; translated protein: MGKALSHLPKHTSHDECKDNLTSSHGYSSMQTDDSKNGGDVSQFPYVEFTGRDSVTCPTCQGTGRIPRGQENQLVALIPYSDQRLRPRRTKLYVTASVILCLLLSSLAVFFLFPRSIDVNYVGVKSVYVSYDQSKRIVYLNVTNSLNITNNNYYSVDVANITAQVQFSKTVIGKTRISNITTIGPLDMKQIDYMVPTTIADEMSYMYDYCTLQSIKVHNIVVMMQITVTTVYFGHAEQVSQEMYQYVDCGGNTTALHEYSLNTPVGG